In the genome of uncultured Methanobrevibacter sp., one region contains:
- the cyaB gene encoding class IV adenylate cyclase, which translates to MIEVEVKAKIDSFEEMEEKLSKIGAVKTKKEFQQDIYFNSPVVDFAQTDEALRIRTTKEDEVEHIFITYKGPKIDKASKTRKEIEMGIEDAVKCGEIFKEIGFNEVRAVRKNRQYYSYKNFEISLDDVEGLEPYMEIEISLEDGNDYSEAQKRIFDLFEQLGITDGFERTSYLELLENINST; encoded by the coding sequence ATGATAGAAGTTGAAGTAAAAGCCAAAATTGACAGTTTTGAAGAAATGGAAGAAAAATTATCAAAAATCGGTGCTGTGAAAACCAAAAAAGAGTTTCAACAAGACATATACTTTAACAGTCCTGTTGTGGACTTTGCACAAACAGATGAAGCCCTAAGAATAAGGACAACAAAAGAGGATGAAGTCGAACACATATTCATCACATATAAGGGTCCGAAAATTGACAAGGCATCCAAAACCAGAAAGGAAATCGAAATGGGAATTGAAGATGCAGTAAAATGCGGGGAAATCTTTAAGGAGATCGGTTTTAACGAGGTGAGAGCAGTGAGGAAAAACCGCCAGTACTACTCTTATAAAAACTTTGAGATATCCCTTGATGATGTTGAAGGGCTTGAGCCGTATATGGAAATAGAAATATCACTTGAAGACGGAAACGACTACAGTGAAGCTCAAAAAAGAATTTTTGATTTGTTTGAACAGTTAGGCATCACCGACGGTTTTGAGAGAACTTCATATCTGGAGCTTTTGGAAAATATAAATAGTACTTAA
- the fen gene encoding flap endonuclease-1, whose product MGVKLKDIIEPEKIGFKDLEGRAVSIDAFNTLYQFLSTIRQRDGRPLTDENGNVTSHLSGILYRNSSMIEKDIKPIYVFDGKSSELKSDTQQKRREVREEAEQIYKEALAEGDTEKARKFAMRSSKLSPEIIESSKKLLTLMGIPYVEAKGEGEAQAAYLVANGDAYAVASQDYDCLLFGAKRVVRNLAVNSNLGNLEYYELNRVLKELKISRQQLIDMGILIGTDFSEGLKGVGAKTALKLAHKGQLEEKIAELQKQSTHDLDEVRQLFLNHNVNTDYKIKWEKPKQDELIEFLCFEHGFSQERVSKAADKLKNLNSSQGSLDAWF is encoded by the coding sequence ATGGGTGTAAAACTAAAAGACATAATCGAACCTGAAAAAATCGGCTTTAAAGACCTTGAAGGAAGAGCCGTTTCCATTGATGCATTCAATACGCTTTACCAGTTCTTATCAACAATAAGACAAAGGGACGGAAGGCCTTTGACTGATGAAAACGGTAACGTTACCTCACATTTAAGCGGAATATTGTACAGAAACTCTTCCATGATTGAAAAAGACATCAAGCCAATTTACGTTTTCGATGGAAAGTCTTCAGAACTTAAAAGCGACACCCAACAAAAAAGAAGAGAAGTCCGAGAGGAAGCTGAACAGATTTACAAAGAGGCGCTGGCTGAAGGAGATACCGAAAAAGCCCGTAAATTTGCAATGAGATCATCCAAACTATCTCCGGAAATTATTGAATCATCAAAAAAACTCTTGACATTAATGGGAATACCTTATGTTGAAGCGAAAGGAGAGGGAGAAGCTCAGGCAGCATATCTGGTAGCAAACGGAGACGCATATGCGGTTGCTTCACAGGATTACGACTGTCTCTTGTTTGGAGCAAAAAGGGTTGTAAGAAACCTTGCAGTCAACTCCAATTTAGGAAATCTTGAATACTATGAGCTGAACCGTGTATTAAAGGAACTTAAGATTTCCCGCCAACAGCTGATTGATATGGGAATCCTAATCGGAACAGATTTTTCAGAAGGATTAAAAGGAGTAGGTGCAAAAACAGCACTGAAACTGGCCCACAAAGGACAGCTTGAAGAAAAAATAGCAGAACTTCAAAAGCAGTCCACACATGATCTTGACGAAGTAAGGCAGCTCTTTTTAAATCATAACGTCAACACCGATTACAAGATAAAATGGGAAAAACCTAAACAGGATGAATTAATAGAATTTTTATGCTTTGAACATGGATTTTCACAGGAAAGAGTTTCAAAAGCTGCTGATAAACTTAAAAATTTAAATTCATCACAAGGAAGTCTTGACGCCTGGTTTTAA
- a CDS encoding homocitrate synthase family protein has product MQYFISHYNKESEIAFPEDFIIYDTTLRDGEQTPGVCFSLDDKLEIARKLDQFKIHQIEAGFPIVSQRERESVKTIANEGLNADILALTRTKPEDIDAALDCDVDGIITFVGTSDIHLDHKMHITRQDAINLCETAVDYAKDHGLYVAFSAEDATRTDIEFLKRIYSKAQECGADRVHIADTTGAITPQGIDYLVRELVKDLDINIALHCHNDFGLAVINSITGVLAGAKGISTTVNGIGERAGNASLEELIMALKILYGKDLGFKTKYITELSNIVSQASGLPIPYNKPVVGNNVFRHESGIHVDAVIEEPLCYEPYVPELVGQKRQLVLGKHSGCRAVRAKLNECELDVSDDELIEIVRQVKKQREEGKYINDQVFKEIVKNTKK; this is encoded by the coding sequence TTGCAATATTTTATAAGTCATTATAACAAAGAAAGCGAAATAGCTTTCCCAGAAGATTTTATAATTTATGATACAACTTTAAGAGACGGTGAACAGACTCCAGGAGTTTGTTTCAGCCTCGACGACAAATTAGAAATAGCTAGAAAATTAGACCAGTTTAAAATACATCAGATAGAAGCTGGTTTCCCAATTGTTTCACAAAGAGAAAGAGAATCCGTAAAAACAATTGCTAACGAAGGTTTAAATGCAGATATTTTAGCATTGACCAGAACAAAACCTGAAGACATCGACGCTGCTCTTGACTGTGATGTGGACGGTATAATCACATTTGTGGGAACATCAGACATTCACCTGGACCACAAGATGCACATTACAAGACAGGACGCAATCAACCTGTGTGAAACTGCAGTAGATTACGCTAAAGATCATGGATTATATGTTGCATTTTCAGCAGAAGATGCTACAAGAACAGATATAGAATTTTTAAAACGTATTTATTCAAAAGCTCAGGAATGCGGTGCTGACAGAGTCCACATTGCCGATACCACAGGAGCAATCACCCCGCAGGGTATTGACTATTTAGTAAGAGAACTCGTTAAAGATCTGGATATCAATATTGCACTTCACTGTCACAATGACTTCGGTCTTGCTGTCATCAACTCAATTACAGGAGTTCTTGCAGGTGCAAAAGGTATTTCAACAACAGTAAACGGTATTGGTGAAAGGGCAGGTAACGCATCCTTAGAAGAGCTTATCATGGCATTGAAAATATTATACGGTAAAGACTTAGGATTTAAAACCAAATACATTACAGAACTGTCAAATATCGTATCCCAGGCAAGCGGTCTTCCAATTCCATACAACAAACCTGTTGTCGGAAACAACGTATTCAGACACGAATCCGGAATCCACGTTGACGCTGTAATTGAAGAGCCTTTATGTTATGAACCTTACGTTCCAGAACTTGTCGGACAAAAACGTCAGCTGGTATTAGGTAAACATTCAGGATGCAGGGCCGTTAGAGCAAAATTAAATGAATGTGAGCTTGACGTAAGTGACGATGAACTTATTGAAATCGTAAGACAGGTTAAAAAACAAAGAGAAGAAGGAAAATACATTAACGACCAGGTATTTAAAGAAATCGTTAAGAATACAAAAAAATAG
- a CDS encoding TATA-box-binding protein — MTDVEIKIENIVASASIGKDIDLKEIESSNALEGVSYNREQFPGLVFKLPEPKTAALIFGSGKLVCTGAKSIDDSKIAIKKTVDLMRTVDTDIPEEFEIKIQNIVASANLESTLNLEAVALELEDTEYEPEQFPGLVYRLSDPKVVLLLFGSGKVVCTGAKTKSDAKLGVERAYDRLSELDLI; from the coding sequence TTGACCGATGTTGAAATTAAAATTGAAAACATTGTTGCTTCTGCAAGCATTGGCAAAGACATCGATTTAAAAGAAATTGAAAGCTCTAATGCGTTAGAGGGCGTTTCTTATAATCGTGAACAATTTCCAGGTCTAGTTTTCAAACTTCCAGAACCAAAAACTGCAGCTTTAATTTTTGGATCTGGTAAACTTGTTTGTACTGGAGCAAAATCTATAGATGATTCTAAAATAGCAATCAAGAAAACTGTAGATTTAATGAGGACTGTCGACACTGACATTCCCGAAGAATTTGAAATTAAAATTCAAAACATTGTGGCTTCTGCTAACTTAGAATCCACATTAAACTTAGAGGCTGTTGCTTTGGAACTTGAAGATACTGAATATGAACCAGAACAATTCCCTGGTTTAGTATACAGATTATCTGATCCTAAAGTGGTCTTATTATTGTTTGGTTCCGGTAAAGTAGTATGTACTGGTGCTAAAACAAAAAGCGATGCTAAATTAGGCGTCGAAAGAGCTTACGATAGATTAAGTGAGCTAGATTTAATATAA
- a CDS encoding adenosylhomocysteinase, with the protein MSKVKDMALAPEGVRKIEWVQKHMPVLESIKQEYLETQPFKGITIGSCLHLEPKTINLGLTLMAGGAEVAMTGCNPLSTHDDAVAGAADLGLNVYGWREQDDEEYYQTINMVLDHKPDIIIDDGADMIMVLHNERTELLSHIKGACEETTTGVHRLQAMHADGALKFPVIAVNDAYTKYLFDNRYGTGQSSFDAIMGTTNMVIAGKTVVVCGYGWCGRGLALRAAGLGADVIVTEVDPIRALEARMDGYRVMTIREAVKQADLIITVTGNADIICGDDFKYMKDGCMLANSGHFNVEINRPDLEAISTEVKEVRESIEEFTTKDGRKIYLLADGRLVNLSAARGQGHPAEIMDMSFAVQALSAKHILENDLPVGVTKAPDEIDYTVAGMKLDAMGIEIDSLTDKQKAYMANWQEGT; encoded by the coding sequence ATGAGTAAAGTTAAAGATATGGCACTGGCACCTGAAGGTGTCCGTAAGATTGAATGGGTTCAAAAACACATGCCTGTTTTGGAATCCATTAAACAGGAATATTTGGAAACTCAACCTTTCAAAGGAATCACTATCGGTTCATGTTTGCACTTGGAACCTAAAACAATCAATTTAGGTTTAACATTAATGGCTGGTGGAGCAGAAGTCGCTATGACCGGATGTAATCCTTTATCCACTCATGACGATGCAGTTGCAGGAGCAGCTGACTTAGGCCTTAACGTTTACGGCTGGAGAGAACAGGACGATGAAGAATACTACCAGACAATCAACATGGTACTTGACCACAAACCGGATATCATCATCGATGACGGTGCAGATATGATTATGGTTCTTCACAATGAAAGGACTGAACTTTTAAGCCACATCAAAGGTGCATGTGAAGAAACCACAACCGGTGTTCACAGGCTTCAGGCAATGCACGCAGACGGCGCATTAAAATTCCCTGTAATCGCTGTTAACGACGCATACACCAAATACTTATTCGACAACAGATACGGTACCGGACAATCCAGTTTCGATGCAATCATGGGAACAACCAATATGGTTATTGCAGGAAAAACCGTTGTTGTATGCGGATACGGCTGGTGTGGAAGAGGACTTGCTCTTAGAGCAGCAGGTCTCGGAGCAGATGTTATTGTAACTGAAGTTGACCCAATTCGTGCTTTAGAAGCAAGAATGGATGGATACAGAGTAATGACCATCAGAGAAGCTGTAAAACAGGCTGACTTAATCATTACCGTAACCGGTAACGCTGACATTATCTGCGGTGACGACTTCAAATACATGAAAGACGGATGTATGCTTGCAAACTCAGGACACTTCAACGTAGAAATCAACAGGCCTGACCTTGAAGCAATCTCAACTGAAGTAAAAGAAGTACGTGAAAGTATTGAAGAGTTCACTACCAAAGACGGACGTAAAATCTACCTTTTAGCTGATGGCCGTTTAGTCAACTTATCTGCTGCAAGAGGTCAGGGACACCCTGCAGAAATTATGGACATGAGTTTTGCTGTACAGGCTTTGTCTGCTAAACACATCCTTGAAAACGATTTACCTGTTGGTGTTACAAAAGCACCTGATGAAATCGACTACACCGTAGCAGGCATGAAACTTGATGCTATGGGTATTGAAATTGACTCTTTAACAGACAAACAAAAAGCTTACATGGCTAACTGGCAGGAAGGAACTTAA
- a CDS encoding DUF2119 domain-containing protein, giving the protein MSYFRYLDNGEGPTKLFIGGVHGNEGSTSLKFLKRIKEEDLSSGQFYFYNFDRTPYISTIKKEYYDSEIGQKILNLIEYFEPDFYTELHCYNLKNYEKLTSMERYVQTGVPPLIKLGNHVLVSSVSPLIRMTYFSTETVCKTLEFPCLEKLTPEIVDEYNFDKKLACQTYEKLLKLILKAPSRQYFEKQMLKDYSSQVDLAVQYAKKVFGEDFPPY; this is encoded by the coding sequence ATGTCTTATTTCAGATACCTTGACAATGGTGAAGGCCCCACAAAACTATTTATAGGTGGCGTTCACGGTAATGAAGGTTCAACTTCTTTAAAATTTCTCAAACGGATTAAAGAAGAGGATTTGTCCTCAGGACAGTTCTATTTTTATAATTTTGACAGGACTCCATATATTTCCACTATTAAAAAGGAATATTATGACTCCGAAATAGGTCAGAAAATTTTAAACCTGATTGAATATTTTGAACCGGACTTTTACACTGAACTTCACTGCTACAATCTTAAAAACTATGAAAAATTAACTTCTATGGAGCGATATGTCCAGACCGGTGTTCCTCCACTGATTAAATTGGGAAATCATGTTCTTGTTTCATCAGTTTCGCCGCTGATTCGTATGACTTATTTTTCAACTGAAACTGTATGTAAAACACTGGAATTTCCATGTCTTGAAAAACTGACTCCCGAAATTGTTGATGAGTATAATTTTGATAAGAAACTGGCGTGCCAGACTTATGAAAAACTCTTAAAGTTAATTTTAAAAGCTCCTTCAAGGCAGTATTTTGAAAAACAGATGCTTAAAGATTATTCTTCTCAGGTTGATTTGGCAGTTCAATATGCAAAAAAAGTATTTGGGGAAGATTTTCCGCCTTATTAA
- the hacA gene encoding homoaconitase large subunit has product MNITEKILSKKAGHEVTPREIIEIPVDLAMSHDGTSPPAIKTFEKVADKVWDPEKIAIIFDHNVPANTIGSAEFQKVCRNFIKTQNITKNFIHGEGICHQVVPEKGLVEPGMVVVGADSHTCTYGAFGAFSTGMGATDLAMVWATGKTWFMVPEAIKMEVEGELNPYIAPKDIILNIIGEIGIAGATYKTAEFCGSTIENMGVEGRATMCNMAIEMGAKNGIMEPNRDIINYICKKTNKKESELNIVKSDSDAVYSKEMHFNIDGMEPQIACPNDVDNVKGISKVEGTAIDQCLIGSCTNGRLSDLKDACDILENQKICDDIRLLILPASKEIYKKAMHLGYIDTFIDAGAIICNPGCGPCLGGHMGVLSEGESCISTTNRNFKGRMGDPKSSVYLSNSKVVAASAITGVITNPKDL; this is encoded by the coding sequence ATGAACATTACTGAAAAAATATTATCCAAAAAAGCAGGGCATGAAGTCACCCCCAGAGAGATAATCGAAATTCCGGTAGACCTTGCAATGTCCCATGACGGAACAAGCCCTCCTGCCATAAAGACTTTTGAGAAAGTGGCGGACAAGGTATGGGACCCTGAAAAGATTGCAATCATTTTTGACCACAACGTTCCTGCAAATACAATCGGTTCTGCCGAATTTCAGAAAGTCTGCAGAAACTTCATTAAAACTCAAAACATTACCAAAAACTTTATTCACGGCGAAGGAATCTGTCACCAGGTAGTTCCGGAAAAAGGACTGGTTGAACCCGGAATGGTTGTTGTCGGTGCAGATTCACATACATGTACCTACGGTGCTTTCGGAGCATTTTCAACTGGTATGGGTGCAACAGACCTTGCAATGGTTTGGGCAACCGGAAAAACATGGTTCATGGTACCTGAAGCGATTAAAATGGAAGTTGAAGGAGAACTCAATCCATATATTGCTCCTAAAGACATTATCCTAAACATTATAGGTGAAATTGGAATTGCCGGTGCAACATACAAGACCGCAGAATTCTGCGGATCTACAATTGAAAACATGGGGGTTGAAGGAAGAGCTACCATGTGCAATATGGCAATTGAAATGGGTGCAAAAAACGGAATTATGGAACCTAACCGTGATATAATCAATTATATTTGCAAAAAAACCAATAAAAAAGAGTCAGAATTAAATATTGTAAAATCAGACTCAGATGCAGTTTATTCAAAAGAAATGCACTTTAACATTGACGGAATGGAACCTCAAATTGCATGTCCGAATGACGTTGACAACGTTAAAGGCATCTCAAAAGTTGAAGGAACAGCAATTGACCAATGTTTAATCGGATCATGTACAAACGGAAGACTTTCCGATTTAAAGGATGCATGCGACATTCTGGAAAACCAGAAAATCTGTGACGACATCAGGCTTTTGATACTTCCTGCATCAAAAGAGATTTACAAAAAAGCAATGCATTTAGGATATATCGACACATTCATCGATGCCGGCGCAATTATCTGCAATCCCGGCTGCGGACCTTGTCTTGGAGGCCACATGGGAGTGCTGAGTGAAGGAGAAAGCTGCATTTCAACTACAAACAGAAACTTCAAAGGAAGAATGGGAGATCCTAAATCCTCAGTATACTTATCAAATTCCAAAGTAGTAGCTGCTTCAGCAATCACTGGAGTAATTACAAATCCAAAAGATTTATAG
- the serB gene encoding phosphoserine phosphatase SerB, whose amino-acid sequence MIKLVVFDLDNVIIDGEAIDEIGKLANVEEDIAAITEKAMQGEIDFETSIKDRVQLLEGTSIEEIEKVADDLPLMAGAEKTIECLKEKDVDVAIISGSFDVVAEKIKDKLGVDAVYTNSFTVEDGKLTGEVTGPLVSGSKLDVLKDHVEEAGITLDEVVAVGDGANDISMIESAGCGIAFNAKDSVKEIADVVVDEKDLSKVLDEILNQLTTEEETEAVDDEEASEEVEETEAAEEATEEVAEETEEAAEEEATEAEAEDKDEKKDKKALPKSDFVLADTMEGVRKQKDEKEAEISKVADEREEFNKIAKEQRKIRDELNASLKENLNKAIEFRNERNEINKEVEAAKKARNEANNKIKSLEWSSGKRDKIKIENEIKKIDKIIETRVLDIKKENQLVKNANDLRKQLMEIHEDESVKTEAQELKKVSEEKHQKVIELSEKAQEAHEEMLTYFRKTDDIRTAADEAHKKFIEARKNASAKHEEFKAILSDIHVINKKLGSNKPKKRRSDNKGGSGANKNREEKERAEEIFAKFKQGGKVSTEEILLLQKYNIG is encoded by the coding sequence TTGATTAAACTTGTAGTATTTGACTTAGATAACGTTATTATTGATGGTGAAGCGATAGATGAGATAGGGAAATTAGCAAATGTTGAAGAGGACATAGCTGCAATAACTGAAAAAGCTATGCAAGGTGAAATAGACTTTGAAACTTCTATTAAAGACAGAGTTCAACTTCTTGAAGGAACTTCCATTGAAGAAATCGAGAAAGTTGCTGATGATCTCCCATTAATGGCTGGCGCTGAAAAAACCATCGAATGTCTAAAAGAAAAAGATGTTGATGTAGCTATCATTAGTGGTAGTTTTGATGTAGTAGCTGAAAAAATTAAAGATAAACTCGGTGTTGACGCAGTTTATACTAATAGTTTCACAGTCGAAGATGGTAAATTAACTGGTGAAGTGACTGGTCCTTTAGTATCTGGTTCCAAATTAGATGTCTTAAAAGACCACGTCGAAGAAGCAGGAATTACTTTAGATGAAGTAGTTGCTGTTGGAGATGGCGCAAACGACATTTCCATGATTGAATCAGCAGGTTGCGGAATTGCATTCAATGCAAAAGATTCTGTAAAAGAAATTGCTGATGTAGTAGTAGATGAAAAAGACTTAAGTAAAGTCTTAGATGAAATCCTTAATCAATTAACCACTGAAGAAGAAACTGAAGCTGTTGACGACGAAGAAGCTAGTGAAGAAGTAGAAGAAACTGAAGCTGCTGAAGAAGCTACTGAAGAAGTTGCTGAAGAAACAGAAGAAGCTGCTGAAGAAGAAGCTACTGAAGCTGAAGCTGAAGATAAAGATGAGAAAAAAGATAAAAAAGCTCTCCCTAAATCTGATTTTGTTCTTGCAGACACCATGGAAGGTGTAAGAAAACAAAAAGACGAAAAAGAAGCTGAAATCTCCAAAGTTGCTGATGAAAGGGAAGAATTCAACAAAATAGCTAAAGAACAACGTAAAATACGTGATGAATTAAACGCATCATTAAAAGAAAACTTAAATAAAGCTATTGAATTCAGAAACGAGCGTAATGAAATCAACAAAGAAGTTGAAGCTGCTAAAAAGGCTCGTAACGAAGCTAATAACAAAATCAAAAGTCTCGAATGGTCTTCAGGTAAACGCGATAAAATCAAAATAGAAAATGAAATCAAAAAGATTGATAAAATTATTGAAACTCGCGTTTTAGACATCAAAAAAGAAAATCAACTTGTTAAAAATGCAAATGATTTAAGAAAACAGTTAATGGAAATTCACGAAGATGAATCCGTTAAAACTGAAGCTCAAGAACTTAAAAAAGTTTCTGAAGAAAAACATCAAAAAGTTATTGAACTTTCCGAAAAAGCTCAAGAAGCTCACGAAGAAATGCTCACCTACTTCAGAAAAACTGATGACATCAGAACTGCAGCTGACGAAGCTCACAAAAAATTCATTGAAGCACGTAAAAACGCTTCCGCTAAACATGAAGAATTTAAAGCTATCTTAAGCGACATCCATGTTATCAACAAAAAATTAGGTTCCAACAAACCTAAGAAAAGAAGAAGCGATAACAAAGGCGGTTCTGGAGCTAACAAAAACCGTGAAGAAAAAGAAAGAGCTGAAGAAATCTTTGCTAAATTTAAACAAGGTGGAAAAGTTTCCACAGAAGAGATCTTACTCTTGCAAAAATATAATATAGGTTAA
- a CDS encoding chorismate pyruvate-lyase family protein: protein MYSEGKKIKNDAYELIKQVEKENGIELSPIQKILTSLGPIGEPLSALFGTLQLFVLNQHIKNADENEAELLEIDEGDEIVYREVIVFKKGRPLFYALSYISKSRINDKVLASLMDEKITINNIIAENNIETLRDIKKLSVEDPTPIIRDLFKTDEKMLVRDHTISQHGTIRLWTREAYPLSYFNKN from the coding sequence ATGTATTCTGAAGGAAAAAAAATTAAAAATGACGCATATGAACTAATAAAACAAGTAGAAAAAGAAAATGGAATTGAATTATCACCAATACAAAAAATATTAACATCATTAGGGCCAATAGGAGAGCCATTAAGTGCACTTTTCGGAACACTGCAGCTATTTGTACTTAACCAGCACATTAAAAATGCGGATGAAAATGAAGCGGAACTTCTAGAGATTGATGAAGGAGACGAAATCGTATACAGAGAAGTAATCGTCTTTAAAAAAGGACGTCCTTTATTTTATGCACTTTCATACATTTCAAAATCCAGAATCAACGATAAAGTTCTAGCATCCCTGATGGATGAAAAAATTACAATAAATAACATCATAGCAGAAAACAACATTGAAACCCTAAGGGATATTAAAAAACTTTCAGTTGAAGACCCTACACCTATAATTAGGGATTTATTTAAAACTGATGAAAAAATGCTTGTAAGAGACCATACCATAAGCCAGCATGGAACTATAAGGCTTTGGACAAGAGAAGCATACCCGTTAAGTTATTTCAATAAAAATTAG
- a CDS encoding chorismate pyruvate-lyase family protein, with translation MTMSKNEANKRLIERINDLEKENNKQFSNTQKILLTTDGSITAILDVLYGKIDLDTLDQHFENADEYHAGLVDVEVDTEINFREVIMHKGSKPLIYAISHIPLSRCSKDVCADLVRADIPIGRILKNYNIESRREIREIYLEKPNEKLKELFQEDCEMLAREYVIINNNQVLMWIKEVFPITYFTEI, from the coding sequence ATGACTATGTCTAAAAACGAAGCAAACAAACGACTAATCGAAAGAATCAATGACCTCGAAAAAGAAAACAACAAGCAATTCTCAAACACACAAAAAATACTGTTAACTACAGACGGTTCAATAACTGCAATTCTGGACGTTTTATACGGAAAAATTGATCTTGATACCCTCGACCAGCACTTTGAAAATGCAGATGAATATCATGCAGGACTAGTTGATGTCGAAGTGGATACAGAAATCAATTTCCGTGAAGTTATAATGCATAAGGGTTCAAAGCCTCTGATATATGCAATATCACATATCCCTTTATCCAGATGCAGCAAGGATGTCTGTGCAGACCTGGTTAGAGCAGACATACCGATTGGAAGAATATTGAAAAATTACAACATTGAATCAAGAAGAGAAATAAGAGAAATCTATCTTGAAAAACCTAACGAAAAATTAAAAGAACTATTTCAGGAAGACTGTGAAATGCTGGCACGTGAATACGTAATAATTAATAATAATCAGGTATTGATGTGGATTAAAGAAGTATTTCCTATTACCTATTTTACAGAAATATAA